In a single window of the Rhodoferax saidenbachensis genome:
- the mraW gene encoding 16S rRNA (cytosine(1402)-N(4))-methyltransferase: MPLSFSMQALRIEVNDEFGVLDAMLLKLPTCLKPGGRVAILSFHSDEDRRVKKCFQTGERNGTFSSVAADPIRASYDEQRSNPRSSSAKLRWAVRA, encoded by the coding sequence GTGCCTCTCAGCTTCTCCATGCAGGCGCTGCGCATTGAGGTGAATGACGAATTTGGGGTGCTGGATGCGATGTTGCTGAAATTGCCTACCTGCCTGAAACCCGGTGGACGCGTGGCCATCCTGAGCTTTCACTCGGACGAAGACCGGCGCGTGAAAAAGTGCTTTCAAACGGGGGAGCGCAATGGCACTTTCAGCAGCGTCGCCGCCGACCCGATACGCGCGTCGTATGACGAGCAACGCAGCAACCCGCGCTCATCATCGGCCAAGCTGCGCTGGGCGGTGCGGGCGTAG
- a CDS encoding class I SAM-dependent methyltransferase codes for MKPSTTLPSNAFVEETRFGNWFLGTDTWKFSVLNRALADLQRVLPAGKEFAQVLDTGCGFGQSFAELARCFKPERIVAIDPAPGLQERAGAKAAACASPVELRTDNAASMSFPDAHFDMVFCHQTFHHIVDQEQALAEFFRVLKPGGALLFAESTKKYIHSLPIRLLFRHPMHVQRTAPEYVAMVRAAGFSLPDANISTPYLWWSRPDIGFLEWIGRPVPSQREETMVNLVAYKPAA; via the coding sequence ATGAAACCGTCAACTACGCTGCCGTCCAACGCTTTTGTGGAGGAAACCCGTTTTGGCAACTGGTTTCTGGGCACCGATACCTGGAAGTTCAGTGTGCTCAACCGGGCTCTGGCCGATCTACAGCGCGTGCTGCCGGCGGGCAAGGAATTTGCGCAGGTGCTGGATACGGGCTGCGGCTTTGGCCAGTCGTTTGCCGAGCTTGCACGCTGCTTCAAGCCCGAGCGCATCGTGGCCATAGACCCGGCCCCCGGCCTGCAGGAGCGCGCTGGTGCCAAGGCTGCAGCCTGTGCCAGCCCGGTGGAGCTGCGCACCGACAATGCCGCCAGCATGTCCTTCCCCGATGCGCATTTCGACATGGTGTTCTGCCACCAGACCTTCCACCATATCGTCGACCAGGAGCAGGCCCTGGCCGAGTTCTTCCGGGTGCTGAAACCCGGCGGTGCGCTGCTGTTTGCAGAGTCCACCAAGAAGTACATCCACTCGCTGCCCATCCGACTGCTGTTTCGCCACCCCATGCATGTGCAGCGCACGGCGCCCGAATATGTGGCCATGGTGCGCGCGGCCGGCTTCAGCCTGCCCGACGCCAACATCTCCACACCCTATCTCTGGTGGAGCCGTCCCGATATTGGTTTTCTGGAATGGATTGGCCGTCCGGTGCCCAGCCAGCGCGAGGAAACCATGGTCAATCTGGTGGCCTACAAACCTGCGGCGTGA
- a CDS encoding 4'-phosphopantetheinyl transferase family protein has protein sequence MLSLRQVDAMARLLPVSPETWLGAQEMQRWHSLKSPARRAQFVAGHWLARQVVAQWLGGNTTDYILSAPDDGPPVWLDGPQALAWRGVHVSLSHSGNWVACALARHPVGVDIESAGRIRDFAALGQWTGLDLASKAFAALTPQQQQQTFHTHWTLAEAWFKQAGPAARMQATGFALGADGLQALLAQTDDFTLALCPAQAASTTFAEPELAALRWTVWGWPGGDRHAAGL, from the coding sequence GTGCTGTCCCTGCGCCAGGTCGACGCGATGGCCCGGCTGTTGCCGGTGTCACCAGAGACCTGGCTGGGCGCCCAGGAAATGCAGCGCTGGCACAGCCTGAAGTCTCCTGCGCGGCGCGCACAGTTTGTGGCTGGGCACTGGTTGGCACGCCAGGTGGTGGCGCAGTGGCTTGGGGGCAATACGACCGATTACATCCTGTCAGCACCGGACGATGGGCCCCCGGTCTGGCTGGACGGCCCGCAGGCGCTGGCCTGGCGCGGCGTTCATGTGTCGCTCTCGCACAGCGGCAACTGGGTGGCCTGCGCGCTGGCGCGCCATCCCGTTGGTGTGGACATTGAAAGCGCGGGCCGCATTCGCGACTTTGCAGCCTTGGGACAGTGGACAGGGCTGGACCTGGCCTCCAAGGCCTTTGCAGCACTGACACCCCAGCAGCAACAGCAAACCTTTCATACCCACTGGACGCTGGCAGAAGCCTGGTTCAAACAGGCGGGCCCCGCAGCCCGCATGCAGGCCACCGGCTTTGCCTTGGGTGCGGACGGGCTGCAGGCGCTGCTGGCGCAGACCGATGACTTCACGCTGGCGCTGTGCCCTGCCCAGGCAGCCAGCACCACGTTTGCCGAGCCGGAACTCGCGGCCCTGCGCTGGACCGTGTGGGGTTGGCCCGGTGGCGACCGTCACGCCGCAGGTTTGTAG
- a CDS encoding beta-ketoacyl-ACP synthase: MKRVVIVGVGALSPLGHDWPTVLQQLRAEQNVVRHMDEWDAYEGLHTRLGALAAPFELPPHFNRKTTRSMGRVAVMATLASERALADAGLLGDPLVTSGAMGVSYGSSAGSPAAIGNFGNMIANKSTEGINANTYLRMMSHTAAVNIGVFFGLTGRVITTSSACTAGSQGIGYAFEAIQSGRQIAMLAGGAEELDATHAAVFDTLFATSTSNNTPALSPRPFDAHRDGLVLGEGACTLVLEELEHAQGRGARILGEIVGFGTNSDGRHVTQPNADTMAQAMRLALQSANLPPEAIGYINAHGTATEHGDVAETTGTHAVFGSHTPISSLKSYMGHTLGACGALEAWMTLQMMQEGWFAPTLNLRDIDPRCGALDYVLAGGRSLQTDCVMSNNFAFGGINTSLVLRRWNA, encoded by the coding sequence ATGAAGCGCGTTGTTATCGTCGGGGTGGGAGCCCTGAGTCCCCTGGGCCATGACTGGCCCACCGTGCTGCAGCAGCTGCGAGCCGAGCAGAACGTGGTGCGCCACATGGATGAGTGGGATGCCTACGAAGGCCTGCATACCCGCCTGGGCGCACTGGCTGCGCCCTTCGAACTGCCACCGCACTTCAACCGCAAGACCACGCGCAGCATGGGCCGCGTTGCGGTGATGGCCACACTGGCCAGCGAACGCGCACTGGCTGACGCCGGCCTGCTGGGCGACCCGCTGGTGACCAGTGGCGCCATGGGGGTGTCTTACGGCTCATCGGCCGGTTCGCCAGCGGCGATTGGCAACTTCGGCAACATGATTGCCAACAAGAGCACCGAAGGCATCAACGCCAACACCTACCTGCGCATGATGTCGCACACCGCCGCCGTCAACATCGGCGTGTTCTTCGGTCTGACCGGCCGCGTCATCACCACCTCCAGCGCCTGCACTGCTGGCAGCCAGGGCATTGGCTATGCGTTTGAAGCCATCCAGAGCGGGCGCCAGATTGCCATGCTGGCCGGTGGCGCCGAAGAACTCGACGCCACCCACGCCGCCGTGTTTGACACGCTGTTTGCCACCAGTACCAGCAACAACACGCCGGCGCTGTCGCCGCGTCCGTTTGATGCCCACCGCGACGGCCTGGTGCTGGGCGAGGGTGCCTGCACGCTGGTGCTGGAAGAACTGGAGCACGCCCAGGGTCGAGGTGCGCGCATCCTCGGCGAAATTGTCGGCTTTGGTACCAACAGTGATGGCAGGCACGTGACCCAGCCCAATGCCGACACCATGGCCCAGGCCATGCGCTTGGCACTGCAAAGCGCGAACCTGCCTCCCGAGGCGATTGGCTACATCAACGCCCATGGCACGGCCACCGAGCATGGCGATGTGGCCGAGACCACCGGTACGCACGCCGTGTTTGGCAGCCATACGCCCATCAGCTCGCTGAAAAGCTACATGGGCCACACGCTGGGTGCCTGTGGTGCTCTGGAGGCCTGGATGACGCTGCAGATGATGCAGGAGGGCTGGTTTGCGCCCACGCTGAACCTGCGCGACATAGACCCGCGCTGCGGTGCGCTGGACTATGTGCTGGCTGGCGGGCGCAGCCTGCAGACCGACTGCGTGATGAGCAACAATTTTGCGTTTGGCGGCATCAATACCTCTTTGGTCTTGCGTCGCTGGAATGCCTAA
- the fabG gene encoding 3-oxoacyl-ACP reductase FabG, with the protein MSKGWVLVTGSSRGIGRAIALRLARDGFDVVVHGRTGQEQAQQLAQEIEALGRAARVLMFDVANRAQCAQVLGEDMQAHGAYYGVACNAGLARDNAFPAMSGEDWDTVIHTNLDAFYNVLNPIVMPMVRRRAPGRIVTLSSVSGLVGNRGQTNYSAAKAGIIGATKALAIELAKREITVNCVAPGLIDTDMISAEILEEALPLIPARRVGKPEEVAAAVSFLMSADASYITRQVISVNGGMVG; encoded by the coding sequence ATGAGCAAGGGGTGGGTGCTGGTCACCGGGTCCAGTCGCGGTATCGGGCGGGCTATTGCGTTGCGGCTGGCGCGTGATGGTTTTGATGTGGTGGTGCATGGCCGCACCGGCCAGGAGCAGGCGCAGCAACTGGCGCAGGAGATTGAAGCCCTGGGCCGCGCGGCCCGGGTGTTGATGTTCGATGTGGCCAACCGCGCGCAGTGCGCGCAGGTGCTGGGCGAGGACATGCAGGCGCACGGCGCCTACTACGGCGTGGCCTGCAATGCCGGCCTGGCGCGCGACAACGCCTTCCCGGCCATGAGTGGCGAGGACTGGGACACCGTGATCCACACCAACCTGGACGCCTTCTACAACGTGCTCAACCCCATCGTGATGCCCATGGTGCGCCGGCGTGCGCCGGGGCGCATCGTTACGTTGTCCTCGGTCTCGGGCCTGGTGGGCAACCGCGGGCAGACCAACTACAGCGCGGCCAAGGCCGGCATCATCGGCGCGACCAAGGCGCTGGCCATTGAACTGGCCAAGCGCGAGATCACGGTCAACTGCGTGGCGCCGGGCCTGATCGACACCGACATGATCAGCGCCGAAATTCTGGAAGAGGCTTTGCCCCTGATCCCTGCGCGGCGCGTGGGCAAGCCCGAAGAGGTGGCCGCTGCCGTGTCCTTTCTGATGTCCGCCGATGCGTCCTACATCACGCGCCAGGTCATCTCCGTCAATGGAGGCATGGTCGGATGA
- a CDS encoding beta-ketoacyl-ACP synthase, translated as MSDVFLQQLGVVCALGYGVDRVRQALFSAQDQSPLTLTERYSPGRSLPLGQVHTALPSLAHAAPRFQTRNNAMALLVLNDIRAGVEACVARYGPGRVAVVVGSSTSGQPEGEVARAQFEATGNWPAGFDYAQQELGNLAEFLAAELGLCGVAHVISTACSSGAKALASGARLLQAGLADAVIAGGSDVLGGLTVAGFSALESVSATRCNPLSRHRNGINLGEGAALFLMTRDDGPVRLLGWGETSDAHHMSAPDPTGQGAIRAMQQALQRGQVRADQIDYLNLHGTATQHNDSMEALAVAQVLGDGVPVSSTKPLTGHTLAAAGAVEAAFGWMTLCDNPQGQLPPHWWDGATDPALAPLCVAAPGHSLGRPARHVMSNSFAFGGSNACLLLGAG; from the coding sequence ATGAGTGACGTATTTCTTCAGCAGCTCGGCGTGGTGTGCGCCCTGGGCTACGGCGTGGACCGCGTGCGCCAAGCCCTGTTCAGCGCGCAGGACCAGAGTCCGCTGACGCTGACCGAGCGCTATTCGCCGGGCCGCAGCCTGCCGCTGGGCCAGGTGCACACGGCCTTGCCCTCGCTGGCGCATGCGGCGCCGCGCTTTCAGACACGCAACAACGCCATGGCGCTGCTGGTGCTCAACGACATACGCGCTGGCGTAGAGGCCTGCGTGGCCCGCTACGGGCCAGGCCGGGTGGCCGTGGTGGTGGGCTCCAGTACCTCGGGCCAGCCCGAAGGGGAGGTGGCGCGCGCGCAGTTTGAAGCCACGGGCAACTGGCCGGCCGGCTTTGACTACGCGCAGCAGGAGCTGGGCAATCTGGCCGAATTTCTGGCGGCCGAACTGGGCCTGTGCGGCGTGGCCCATGTCATATCCACCGCCTGCTCCTCGGGCGCCAAGGCGCTGGCCAGCGGTGCACGGTTGTTGCAGGCTGGCCTGGCCGATGCGGTGATTGCCGGTGGCTCCGATGTGCTGGGCGGACTAACGGTGGCGGGCTTCTCGGCGCTGGAGTCGGTGTCGGCAACGCGCTGCAACCCGCTGTCGCGCCATCGCAATGGCATCAACCTGGGCGAGGGCGCTGCGCTGTTTCTGATGACGCGCGACGACGGCCCGGTGCGCTTGTTGGGCTGGGGCGAGACCTCGGACGCACACCACATGTCGGCCCCCGACCCGACGGGCCAGGGCGCCATCCGCGCCATGCAGCAGGCGCTGCAGCGGGGCCAGGTGCGGGCCGACCAGATTGATTACCTGAACCTGCACGGCACCGCCACCCAGCACAACGACAGCATGGAAGCCCTGGCCGTGGCGCAGGTGCTGGGCGACGGCGTGCCCGTGAGCTCCACCAAACCCCTGACTGGCCACACGCTGGCGGCGGCCGGCGCCGTGGAAGCCGCCTTTGGCTGGATGACGCTGTGCGACAACCCGCAAGGCCAGCTGCCACCGCACTGGTGGGATGGCGCGACCGACCCGGCGCTGGCGCCGCTGTGCGTGGCCGCACCGGGGCACAGCCTGGGCCGGCCGGCGCGCCATGTGATGAGCAATTCGTTTGCGTTTGGCGGCAGCAATGCCTGCCTGTTGTTGGGGGCTGGTTGA
- a CDS encoding DUF3261 domain-containing protein, which translates to MNRLLRPLWLAVAVLGLVAGCAMPSAPDTAPLLKLSPASLGRELAMAQQMQVEAGGRSVTMDVALEADATAVRMAVLQLGRTLARMEWDGQQLTRTLAPGWPDSLLAESVLNDLQLVWWPVGAIRGALPAGWTLEQTASRRTLWHGPQRVVVIELAQGGTTIVIRHPLEGYTVQVRTETQSPIFDATADKP; encoded by the coding sequence ATGAACCGTCTGCTACGCCCGCTGTGGCTGGCGGTTGCCGTGCTGGGCCTGGTGGCCGGCTGCGCCATGCCATCGGCACCCGACACTGCGCCCTTGCTCAAACTCTCGCCCGCATCGCTGGGCCGCGAACTGGCCATGGCGCAGCAGATGCAGGTGGAGGCGGGCGGCCGCAGTGTGACCATGGACGTGGCGCTGGAGGCCGATGCCACGGCGGTGCGCATGGCCGTGCTGCAGTTGGGCCGCACGCTGGCCCGCATGGAATGGGATGGGCAGCAACTGACGCGCACGCTGGCGCCGGGTTGGCCCGATAGCCTGCTGGCCGAGTCCGTGCTCAATGACCTGCAACTGGTCTGGTGGCCGGTGGGCGCCATACGCGGCGCGCTACCGGCGGGCTGGACGCTGGAGCAGACCGCCAGCCGCCGCACGCTGTGGCATGGTCCGCAGCGCGTGGTGGTGATCGAACTGGCGCAGGGCGGCACGACTATAGTCATACGCCATCCCCTGGAGGGCTACACGGTGCAGGTGCGCACCGAAACACAGAGCCCGATTTTTGATGCGACTGCAGACAAGCCATGA
- a CDS encoding MMPL family transporter: protein MSLAARWTAPRALALAWLLVVLAIAAHQWSFWRAPALDTDVFALLPQDEQLPAAQLAMQRLAEQGERRVVVALGAADWASAQAAAQRFDAYLATQQVGLRATPTAQGMDQALAFFRPWRDALLTDAQRQQLSGSTPDAWLGRALGRLHGVAGAQPTSWLEDPAGLWPDWWSQRAQLTAARPRDGGLWVHDGGRDWAVLLYETEGSAFRLDGERRWSDALDQAGAAARAGASAADAQALEILQAGVPLHAEAGAAQGSREMNTIGWGSLLAVVLLVWWTFRAVRPVALIAVSLLVGCAAALSVTLLVFGRVHVLTLVFGASLVGVAEDFGIHYFASRLAAPKTERWALMKHLLPGLFLAMVTSVLGYLVLAVVPFPGLRQMALFSAVGMAAAMLTAVCWFPFLDRGPLPGSRLASWIAASLQRWPRLSARQLGSVLAVFTLFCAGGLYRVHVSDDLRQLQSSPAELVRAQIALGRLLQIPSPAQFFVLHGESPEALLQREEALKAALAPQLAQFNTQGERIGLSAISDWVPSAARQADNRRLTASIEAPLLQQLGRQLGEDLQRPAFAAEPLALAQWLQSPVSQGMRAQWLGQVGDDYVSVVLIRGLSQRAQGQALQAAGEQVPGVRWVDRAADVSSLLGRFRSVIGWLLVLGHAVVWVALALRYGRSAWRAWIPTVLASMACVAVQGWLGEPFQLFNLLALMLLLGVGVDYGIFLLEHQGDEQGHAWLAVLMGALSTGLSFGLLALSATPALHAYGLTLLVGLVTVCVLAPFFRLQGKAAPA, encoded by the coding sequence ATGAGCCTGGCCGCGCGTTGGACTGCACCCCGGGCGCTGGCCCTGGCCTGGCTGCTGGTGGTGCTGGCGATTGCCGCCCACCAGTGGAGCTTCTGGCGCGCGCCCGCGCTGGACACCGATGTGTTCGCGCTGCTGCCGCAGGACGAGCAACTGCCCGCCGCCCAACTGGCCATGCAAAGGCTGGCCGAGCAGGGCGAGCGCCGCGTGGTGGTGGCCCTAGGTGCCGCCGACTGGGCCAGTGCACAGGCCGCCGCCCAGCGCTTTGATGCCTACCTGGCCACGCAACAGGTGGGCCTGCGCGCTACGCCCACGGCCCAGGGTATGGACCAGGCGCTGGCTTTTTTCCGCCCCTGGCGTGATGCGCTGCTGACCGATGCGCAGCGCCAGCAGCTGTCCGGCAGTACGCCCGATGCGTGGCTGGGCCGCGCCCTGGGCCGCCTGCACGGCGTGGCCGGTGCGCAGCCCACCTCCTGGCTGGAAGACCCGGCCGGACTGTGGCCCGACTGGTGGTCGCAGCGCGCACAACTGACGGCGGCGCGCCCGCGCGACGGTGGCCTGTGGGTCCACGATGGCGGGCGGGACTGGGCGGTGCTGCTGTACGAGACAGAGGGCTCGGCCTTCCGCCTGGACGGCGAGCGCCGCTGGAGCGATGCGCTGGACCAGGCTGGTGCTGCGGCACGCGCGGGTGCCTCTGCCGCTGATGCGCAGGCCCTGGAGATTCTGCAAGCCGGTGTGCCCCTGCATGCCGAAGCCGGCGCTGCGCAAGGCAGCCGCGAGATGAACACGATTGGCTGGGGTTCGCTGCTGGCCGTGGTGCTGCTGGTCTGGTGGACCTTTCGTGCCGTGCGGCCGGTCGCGCTGATTGCGGTGTCCCTGCTAGTCGGGTGTGCGGCGGCGCTGTCGGTCACGCTGCTGGTGTTTGGCCGGGTGCATGTGCTGACGCTGGTGTTTGGCGCCAGCCTGGTGGGCGTGGCCGAAGACTTTGGCATTCACTACTTTGCCTCGCGCCTGGCCGCGCCCAAAACCGAACGCTGGGCACTGATGAAGCACCTGCTGCCGGGCCTGTTTCTGGCCATGGTGACCAGCGTTCTGGGCTACCTGGTGCTGGCCGTGGTGCCGTTCCCCGGCCTGCGCCAGATGGCGCTGTTTTCTGCCGTGGGCATGGCGGCGGCCATGTTGACGGCGGTGTGCTGGTTCCCGTTTCTGGACCGTGGCCCCTTGCCCGGCAGCCGCCTGGCCAGCTGGATTGCCGCCAGCCTGCAGCGCTGGCCGCGCCTGTCGGCGCGCCAGTTGGGCTCGGTGCTGGCCGTCTTCACGCTGTTCTGCGCCGGGGGCCTGTACCGCGTGCATGTCAGCGACGATTTGCGCCAGCTGCAGTCCTCGCCGGCCGAGCTGGTGCGCGCGCAGATCGCCCTGGGCCGCCTGCTGCAAATACCCAGCCCGGCGCAGTTTTTTGTGCTGCACGGCGAAAGCCCCGAAGCCCTGCTGCAGCGCGAGGAAGCGCTCAAGGCCGCGCTGGCGCCGCAGCTGGCGCAGTTCAACACCCAGGGCGAGCGCATCGGCCTGAGCGCCATCTCGGACTGGGTGCCGTCGGCGGCCCGCCAGGCCGACAACCGCAGGCTCACGGCCAGCATCGAGGCCCCGCTGCTGCAACAGCTGGGCCGGCAACTGGGCGAAGACTTGCAGCGCCCGGCATTTGCAGCAGAGCCGCTGGCGCTGGCGCAGTGGCTCCAGAGCCCGGTGTCGCAGGGCATGCGCGCGCAGTGGTTGGGCCAGGTGGGGGATGACTATGTCAGCGTGGTGCTGATCCGCGGCCTGAGCCAGCGCGCTCAGGGCCAGGCCCTGCAGGCTGCCGGCGAACAGGTGCCTGGCGTGCGCTGGGTGGACCGGGCGGCCGATGTGTCTTCGCTGCTGGGGCGGTTTCGCAGCGTTATTGGCTGGCTGCTGGTGCTGGGGCATGCGGTGGTCTGGGTGGCGCTGGCGCTGCGCTATGGGCGCTCTGCCTGGCGCGCCTGGATACCGACCGTGCTGGCCAGCATGGCCTGCGTGGCAGTGCAGGGCTGGCTGGGGGAGCCGTTTCAGCTGTTCAACCTGCTGGCGCTGATGCTGCTGCTGGGCGTGGGCGTGGACTACGGCATTTTTCTGCTGGAGCACCAGGGCGACGAACAGGGCCACGCCTGGCTGGCGGTTCTGATGGGGGCGCTGAGCACCGGGCTGTCCTTTGGGCTGCTGGCTTTGTCGGCCACGCCGGCACTGCACGCCTACGGGCTGACGCTGCTGGTGGGTCTGGTGACGGTGTGCGTGCTGGCACCGTTTTTCCGCTTGCAGGGCAAGGCGGCCCCGGCATGA
- a CDS encoding outer membrane lipoprotein carrier protein LolA produces MRGLTWLRAVLLLVWACAAAQLALAAELSPEALTSIGQRLDPAPVLRGEFEQSKTLKGFKKPLLSRGSFVMARARGVQWLTTQPFASTLVVTADRLMTLDATGSGQKMDARQEPGLRAFNETLMAVLLGDVKVLATRFKVEGHQEAQGWRLTLVPRDAGLLALMTRIEIEGDQHVRAIQWHEASGDSNSVRFFGHKSSPLTAAELGRFAP; encoded by the coding sequence ATGCGTGGTCTGACCTGGCTGCGCGCCGTGCTGCTGCTGGTATGGGCCTGCGCTGCGGCGCAGCTGGCCCTGGCCGCCGAGCTGAGTCCCGAGGCACTGACCAGCATCGGCCAGCGCCTGGACCCGGCGCCTGTGCTGCGCGGCGAGTTCGAGCAGAGCAAGACGCTCAAGGGCTTCAAGAAACCGCTGCTGTCACGCGGCAGCTTTGTCATGGCGCGTGCCCGCGGCGTGCAGTGGCTGACCACGCAGCCATTTGCCTCCACGCTGGTGGTCACCGCCGACCGCCTGATGACGCTGGACGCTACGGGCAGTGGGCAAAAAATGGACGCCCGGCAAGAACCCGGCCTGCGCGCCTTCAACGAAACCCTGATGGCTGTGTTGCTGGGCGATGTGAAAGTGCTGGCCACCCGCTTCAAGGTGGAAGGCCACCAGGAGGCGCAGGGGTGGCGCCTGACGCTGGTGCCGCGCGACGCCGGCTTGCTGGCGCTGATGACACGCATCGAGATTGAAGGCGACCAGCATGTGCGCGCCATCCAATGGCATGAGGCCTCGGGCGACAGCAACAGCGTGCGCTTCTTCGGCCACAAGAGCTCGCCGCTGACCGCCGCCGAGCTGGGGCGCTTCGCCCCATGA
- a CDS encoding acyl-CoA thioesterase → MAPDLSHEIEISPAFHDLDPMDIVWHGNYVKYLELARDALMAKYHYDYPQMRASGYAWPIVDLRLKYVGMVSYGQRIKVRARIVEWECRLKIEYLITCAETGARLNKATSVQVALDIQTREMCWVCPPVLWERLGIDRSGQCVV, encoded by the coding sequence ATGGCGCCTGATCTGTCGCATGAGATCGAAATCAGTCCGGCGTTCCACGACCTGGACCCGATGGACATCGTCTGGCACGGCAACTACGTCAAGTACCTGGAGCTGGCGCGCGATGCGCTGATGGCCAAGTACCACTACGACTATCCGCAGATGCGTGCCTCGGGCTATGCCTGGCCCATCGTCGACCTGCGTCTGAAGTATGTGGGCATGGTCAGCTACGGCCAGCGCATCAAGGTGCGCGCACGCATTGTCGAGTGGGAATGCCGCCTGAAGATCGAGTACCTGATCACCTGCGCCGAAACCGGTGCACGGCTCAACAAGGCCACCAGCGTGCAGGTGGCGCTGGACATCCAGACCCGCGAGATGTGCTGGGTCTGCCCGCCGGTGCTGTGGGAGCGACTGGGTATCGACAGGAGCGGGCAATGCGTGGTCTGA
- a CDS encoding glycosyltransferase family 2 protein, whose amino-acid sequence MHKPVAVIPCYNHPQTIGMMVDAVHAHGLVAVVVDDGCNAECAQTLDELATRHGPRMQLVRLAHNQGKGGAMMAGLRAAHASGFTHALQIDADGQHDVADIPTFLAASVAHPDTVICGEPLYDASVPKGRLYGRYATHVWVWINTLSLDIRDSMCGFRVYPLAPVVQLINQARIGKRMDFDPELLVRLHWRGVPMRSLPTRVSYPLDGVSHFKLLWDNLLISGMHTRLFFGMLLRSPLLLWRKVAPR is encoded by the coding sequence ATGCATAAGCCGGTTGCCGTCATTCCCTGCTACAACCACCCGCAGACCATTGGCATGATGGTGGACGCCGTGCACGCCCATGGCCTGGTGGCCGTGGTGGTGGACGACGGCTGCAACGCCGAATGCGCGCAGACGCTGGACGAGCTGGCCACACGCCATGGCCCGCGAATGCAGCTGGTGCGGCTGGCCCACAACCAGGGCAAGGGCGGGGCGATGATGGCCGGCCTGCGCGCGGCCCATGCCAGCGGCTTCACCCACGCGCTGCAGATTGACGCTGACGGCCAGCACGATGTGGCCGACATCCCCACGTTCCTGGCCGCATCGGTTGCGCACCCGGACACCGTGATTTGCGGCGAACCCCTGTATGACGCCAGCGTGCCCAAGGGCCGCTTGTATGGCCGCTACGCCACGCATGTCTGGGTCTGGATCAACACGCTGTCGCTAGACATTCGCGACTCCATGTGCGGCTTTCGGGTCTACCCGCTGGCACCCGTGGTTCAGCTGATCAACCAGGCCCGTATCGGCAAGCGCATGGACTTCGACCCCGAACTGCTGGTGCGCCTGCACTGGCGCGGTGTGCCAATGCGCTCGCTACCCACCCGCGTGAGCTACCCGCTGGACGGTGTGTCGCACTTCAAGCTGCTGTGGGACAACCTGCTGATTTCGGGCATGCACACGCGCCTGTTCTTCGGCATGCTGCTGCGCAGTCCGCTGCTGCTGTGGCGCAAGGTAGCGCCGCGATGA